In Nitrospirota bacterium, a single genomic region encodes these proteins:
- a CDS encoding ABC transporter permease produces the protein MTPVQAIIAKELRSYFVSPVVYVVGAVFLLIVGLLSYLYVVFAGAQAIQLMQMQGTAQINLNDLVFRNLFSSVRFILLIILPILTMRLFAEERKLRTFEFLLTSPIGINEIVVGKFMSVFLVFLGLLGLTGLMPLVLALFCDFDWYPVLTGYLGLVLLGALFLSVGLLASALTENQIVAAFISFGLLLVLWLLAGVGSLLGETAIGQAISYLSFMEHYDHLVRGLVDTKDLVYFFSGLALMLFLSHRVVDSSRWK, from the coding sequence ATGACACCAGTCCAAGCCATCATCGCCAAAGAGCTGCGCTCCTATTTCGTCTCACCCGTAGTGTATGTCGTAGGGGCGGTGTTTCTCTTAATTGTAGGACTGCTCTCCTATCTTTACGTCGTCTTTGCAGGAGCCCAGGCAATTCAGCTGATGCAGATGCAGGGAACAGCTCAGATCAATCTGAACGACTTAGTCTTCCGGAATCTGTTCTCCAGCGTGCGATTCATCCTATTGATTATTCTGCCGATCCTGACGATGCGGCTCTTCGCCGAAGAACGGAAACTCCGCACCTTTGAATTCCTCTTGACCTCTCCGATCGGCATCAACGAAATTGTCGTCGGCAAATTCATGAGTGTCTTCCTCGTCTTTTTGGGGTTGCTCGGACTGACCGGGCTCATGCCGCTTGTACTCGCGCTCTTCTGCGACTTCGATTGGTATCCCGTGCTGACCGGCTACTTGGGACTGGTCTTGCTTGGCGCCCTCTTTCTCTCCGTCGGCCTGCTAGCCTCGGCCCTGACAGAAAACCAGATCGTCGCGGCCTTTATCAGCTTTGGCCTGCTACTGGTCCTCTGGCTCCTCGCCGGTGTCGGCTCACTCCTCGGAGAAACGGCCATTGGGCAGGCCATCTCATACTTGTCATTTATGGAACATTACGACCATTTAGTCCGTGGGTTGGTCGACACGAAGGACCTCGTCTACTTTTTTAGCGGCCTCGCCTTGATGCTCTTTCTGTCTCACCGAGTCGTGGATTCATCACGATGGAAATGA
- a CDS encoding Gldg family protein: protein MEMSLKTIPLGVVGVALAVAGAVGYSLAPEKLWLVTLMEGSALLCLILFAVVHFGSLKAFSTRRSTRMGANSLLMILLFISILAIVNFLPARHSIRWDLSENQNFSLSPQTHRVLRNLPREVLVTVFTREKDPGYQSYKERLDSYRQASSKITVEFVDPERQPKIAQTYGISRTDTAVFESGGHMVRITAPSEVELTGAFIRVSQDSKKRVLFLEGHGEPSLDDRERTGLSTAREILVKQGYDVGTVSLLKETAVPDHTAILVVAGPRRPVIIEEQERIHSYVEKGGHLLLLLDPNTQADLNPLLKRWGLGVGPGSLVDLQDRLAQGDLTSLLVRTFTEHEITQDLSAAVLFPLARHITFDEQVGAAWDYVPLARTSPNSWAETDLKGRVVNLDEKEDIKGPLPMAAALTPKITPEEGKPRPAIVVIGNSTFATNAFVNFPGNSDFFLHTAGWLAEERNMMAIAPRDSALRPFTPNPLQERALLYLQVILLPATMCIAGIMVWRKRRRL from the coding sequence ATGGAAATGAGCCTCAAAACGATTCCACTTGGCGTAGTCGGAGTAGCCCTGGCCGTAGCCGGCGCGGTCGGCTACAGCCTCGCTCCGGAGAAACTCTGGCTCGTCACCCTCATGGAGGGATCCGCGCTGCTCTGTCTCATCCTCTTCGCCGTCGTCCATTTCGGCAGCCTGAAAGCCTTCTCCACTCGCCGTTCGACACGTATGGGCGCCAACAGCCTGCTAATGATCCTTCTCTTCATCAGCATCCTCGCCATCGTGAACTTTCTCCCGGCCCGTCATTCCATTCGTTGGGACCTGTCGGAAAACCAAAACTTCTCCCTCTCCCCGCAAACACATCGCGTGCTCAGAAATCTCCCGCGCGAGGTGCTCGTCACCGTGTTCACCAGAGAAAAAGACCCCGGCTACCAGTCCTACAAGGAACGGCTCGATAGCTATCGGCAGGCCAGCTCAAAGATTACCGTGGAATTCGTCGACCCGGAACGGCAGCCGAAAATTGCTCAAACCTATGGTATTTCCAGAACTGACACAGCCGTATTCGAAAGCGGCGGACACATGGTTCGTATCACCGCTCCTTCGGAGGTGGAACTGACCGGAGCATTTATCCGCGTGTCTCAAGACAGCAAGAAGCGCGTACTCTTTCTCGAAGGGCATGGTGAACCAAGTCTCGACGATCGGGAACGAACCGGGTTGTCTACCGCCAGAGAAATCCTGGTCAAGCAGGGGTACGACGTCGGCACCGTCAGCCTGCTGAAAGAAACCGCCGTACCGGATCACACCGCCATCCTCGTCGTCGCCGGCCCCCGTCGTCCGGTGATCATCGAGGAGCAAGAACGTATTCATAGCTATGTGGAAAAAGGCGGCCATCTGCTGCTGCTGCTCGACCCGAATACGCAAGCAGACCTGAATCCCTTGCTCAAGCGGTGGGGCCTGGGAGTCGGCCCTGGATCTCTGGTCGATTTACAAGATCGACTGGCCCAAGGCGATCTCACCTCCCTGCTTGTCCGCACGTTCACCGAACATGAAATTACGCAGGACCTCTCCGCGGCCGTGCTCTTTCCCCTTGCACGGCATATCACCTTTGACGAACAGGTTGGCGCGGCATGGGACTACGTGCCGCTTGCCCGCACATCCCCAAACAGTTGGGCAGAAACCGACTTGAAGGGCCGTGTCGTCAACCTCGATGAAAAGGAAGACATCAAAGGCCCCCTACCGATGGCTGCGGCCCTTACACCAAAAATCACACCGGAAGAAGGCAAGCCCCGTCCAGCCATCGTGGTCATCGGCAATTCCACGTTTGCGACCAATGCCTTCGTCAACTTTCCCGGCAACAGCGATTTTTTCCTCCATACGGCTGGATGGTTGGCTGAAGAACGGAACATGATGGCGATCGCCCCGAGAGATTCCGCGCTTCGACCGTTTACGCCCAACCCATTACAGGAACGAGCCCTGCTCTATCTACAAGTCATCCTCCTGCCGGCCACCATGTGTATCGCCGGCATCATGGTCTGGCGAAAACGTCGGCGCCTATAG
- a CDS encoding ATP-binding cassette domain-containing protein, with protein MIEVQQITKRYGHHTAIDRVSFSVAKGEVLAFLGPNGAGKTTTMRILTCFMPATEGTARVAGFDCADQPLEVKRRIGYLPETPPVYLELTVTEYLQFVGRLRGLTGKTLTSAMQREIERLGLGTVQYRLIGNLSRGYRQRVGLAQALLHDPQVLILDEPTVGLDPKQIIEIRELIKNLAGSHSVILSTHILPEATAVCQRVVIISGGRIVAEDTPDQLSARLRQSEKISLTLKSPAADTDSRLKAVQGVQNVFASGIPGTFLLECDLGRDAREEVARLAVISGWGLLELKAISMTLEDVFLQLTKDEAGLGQDEVVTPAEPSGQPA; from the coding sequence ATGATTGAAGTCCAACAGATCACGAAGCGGTATGGGCACCATACCGCGATCGATCGGGTCAGTTTTTCTGTCGCAAAAGGCGAGGTGTTGGCGTTCCTGGGTCCCAATGGGGCAGGGAAAACGACCACCATGCGTATCTTGACCTGCTTCATGCCGGCTACCGAGGGCACGGCACGAGTGGCAGGATTCGACTGTGCGGACCAGCCGCTCGAAGTAAAACGCCGGATCGGGTACTTGCCGGAGACGCCCCCGGTCTACCTCGAATTGACCGTCACAGAATATCTTCAGTTTGTCGGCCGCCTCCGTGGCCTGACCGGGAAAACGCTCACCTCGGCCATGCAACGCGAAATCGAGCGGCTCGGCCTTGGCACGGTGCAGTACCGGCTCATCGGAAATCTGTCCCGCGGATACCGCCAGCGCGTCGGCTTAGCCCAAGCGTTGCTCCACGATCCTCAAGTATTAATCCTGGACGAGCCGACTGTCGGACTCGACCCGAAACAAATCATCGAGATCAGGGAGTTGATCAAGAATCTGGCCGGCTCTCATTCCGTGATTCTCAGCACCCACATTCTTCCTGAAGCCACCGCCGTGTGCCAGCGCGTCGTCATCATCAGCGGCGGACGGATCGTGGCCGAAGACACGCCGGACCAACTCTCTGCGCGGTTGCGCCAGTCCGAAAAAATCTCGCTCACGCTCAAATCTCCCGCGGCAGATACCGACAGCCGCCTGAAGGCCGTCCAAGGGGTCCAGAACGTGTTTGCGAGCGGCATCCCCGGCACCTTTCTTCTGGAATGCGACCTGGGCCGAGATGCAAGGGAAGAGGTGGCTCGGCTGGCAGTCATCAGTGGATGGGGACTGCTTGAGTTAAAAGCCATCTCGATGACATTGGAAGACGTCTTTCTCCAATTGACAAAAGACGAAGCCGGCCTCGGACAAGACGAGGTGGTGACGCCAGCAGAACCATCAGGCCAGCCAGCATGA
- a CDS encoding HEAT repeat domain-containing protein: MVNDLHPSPTPERRTATIWLQILLLLTLGASVTSRPLAEAGKPNSPIGAALEREATNAFNQAEYDQVMKLWQSIPPEATPSKSLIRLAFHSALKLGRPEEALTLYHRLVPADAPDDRALLRPLALSFVTSHVRDSQEYVRITAYTVLAELGLAETRAVLEDGLLDTSVLVRARAAEAIGKAGLAGKSGPLQRAMNDAMPAVRIAAMNALSEAKVTAIMPQLIAIARTDDGPEAVFAYAALYRLGKRDMLTDITGAATLPDPEVRMAALGVLGQLKRPASLSVLSQGVYDPEPSVRAFAAGALGDFGQSGGVAPLTHALDDDNARVRAIAATSLGRLGIRENRPLLQALTRDASMQARASAAEGLLRLGDISAILLAADLARHPDPSIRAAAAHALAATPDKQAAVILQMLLQDQQPQPRLMAAKALGKSSAPVMPLLKKGLQDSDVAIRLAAAGSLLQQLRRSAPSTKSH; encoded by the coding sequence ATGGTAAACGACCTTCACCCTAGTCCCACACCCGAGCGTCGCACCGCCACCATCTGGCTGCAAATACTGCTGCTGCTCACGCTTGGGGCTAGCGTCACTAGCCGCCCTTTAGCCGAAGCAGGCAAGCCAAACTCCCCGATAGGAGCTGCACTTGAGCGCGAAGCCACGAATGCGTTCAACCAGGCCGAGTACGACCAGGTGATGAAACTCTGGCAATCGATCCCGCCAGAAGCCACCCCATCGAAATCGCTCATCCGCCTCGCCTTCCACAGTGCCCTCAAGCTTGGACGGCCGGAAGAGGCCCTCACCCTCTACCACCGGTTGGTCCCAGCTGACGCGCCAGACGATCGAGCCCTCTTACGGCCATTGGCCCTCAGCTTCGTCACCAGCCATGTCCGAGATTCACAGGAATATGTCCGGATCACAGCCTACACCGTCTTAGCCGAACTCGGCCTCGCAGAGACACGAGCCGTACTGGAAGACGGGCTCCTCGATACATCGGTCTTAGTCCGAGCGCGCGCCGCTGAAGCGATCGGAAAGGCCGGCCTCGCAGGAAAGTCAGGCCCCCTACAACGGGCGATGAACGATGCCATGCCGGCCGTACGTATTGCCGCCATGAACGCGCTGAGCGAGGCCAAGGTCACGGCCATCATGCCTCAGCTCATCGCGATTGCCAGGACGGACGACGGACCGGAAGCCGTGTTCGCCTATGCCGCACTCTATCGGCTCGGCAAACGGGATATGCTGACCGACATTACCGGCGCGGCAACGCTTCCGGACCCCGAGGTCCGGATGGCGGCCCTGGGAGTGCTGGGACAACTGAAGCGCCCAGCCAGTCTGTCGGTCCTGAGCCAGGGGGTCTACGATCCCGAGCCATCGGTCCGCGCATTCGCCGCCGGGGCATTGGGTGACTTTGGGCAATCCGGTGGGGTCGCACCCTTAACCCATGCGCTGGACGATGACAACGCGCGTGTACGCGCCATCGCCGCCACGAGTCTTGGACGATTGGGGATACGGGAGAACCGACCATTGCTGCAGGCCCTCACGCGCGATGCCAGCATGCAGGCACGAGCCAGTGCGGCAGAAGGGCTACTTCGATTGGGCGACATATCGGCCATCTTGCTCGCGGCCGACTTAGCGAGACACCCGGATCCCTCTATACGCGCCGCTGCAGCCCATGCATTGGCCGCAACGCCCGATAAGCAAGCCGCCGTTATTTTACAAATGCTCTTGCAAGACCAGCAACCACAGCCGCGCCTCATGGCCGCGAAAGCCCTGGGAAAGAGCTCCGCTCCGGTGATGCCGTTGCTCAAGAAAGGATTGCAGGACTCAGACGTCGCCATTCGGCTGGCAGCCGCCGGAAGTCTCCTGCAACAACTCCGACGCTCCGCGCCATCCACCAAGTCCCATTAG
- a CDS encoding septal ring lytic transglycosylase RlpA family protein — protein sequence MIDHMRGNSRQLLGAMSLSLGILMGACSWVPTGVSHLDVGAEDRGVASWYGESFHGKQAANGELFDMDGLTAAHRTLPLGSVVRVVNLVNGKHVHVRITDRGPYINGRILDLSRGAAARIGMLSGGLSVVRVQLVGERRPVALLSSEAMATVSTSLLLGREQLGSEALAFPWGQSDPLLVYPVRLSPGDIWVSRRARRLTGLQTADHTDHTEVATVVIS from the coding sequence ATGATCGATCACATGCGTGGAAATAGCCGCCAGTTACTAGGGGCGATGAGTCTTAGCCTGGGGATACTTATGGGGGCCTGCTCGTGGGTTCCTACGGGGGTGTCTCACTTGGACGTGGGGGCTGAGGATCGTGGCGTGGCGTCCTGGTATGGCGAGTCGTTTCATGGCAAGCAAGCGGCGAACGGAGAACTGTTCGATATGGATGGTCTGACCGCTGCCCATCGGACCCTTCCGCTCGGCAGTGTGGTTCGGGTGGTGAACTTAGTCAACGGGAAGCATGTTCATGTTCGTATTACGGACCGGGGGCCCTATATCAATGGGCGGATTCTCGATCTTTCACGAGGTGCCGCAGCTCGGATAGGGATGTTATCAGGGGGGCTCTCCGTGGTTCGGGTGCAGTTGGTTGGAGAACGACGGCCAGTGGCTTTGCTCTCATCAGAAGCGATGGCGACGGTCTCGACGTCGCTTCTTCTTGGGCGAGAGCAACTCGGTTCGGAGGCGCTGGCATTCCCGTGGGGCCAGTCAGACCCTCTTCTCGTCTATCCTGTTCGACTCTCTCCTGGCGATATCTGGGTCTCGCGGCGTGCACGCCGGTTGACGGGGCTACAGACAGCCGATCATACCGATCATACCGAAGTGGCGACGGTCGTCATTTCCTAG
- a CDS encoding HEAT repeat domain-containing protein — translation MEQPQHKQESASPIAPETVSDEFTDQVAADLTGELPVPDFPMAEFTEEVVLEEEKVKDEIEIQIDLLKDSDWVVRREAAITLGEMGDERCVEPLCNALRDGDWQVREVAIEGLGQIGSPAVELLIKLLRDWDVRKYAIAALGKIRDERVLDPLMLQLKNDEFKDDATNALVELGEPSVSRLVKALKDKDEMVQKQAIMALGRIKSAEAIDPLIVMLGDKDWFTRLTSAAALEAIGDDRGRDAIKPLMKDSDMVVRMRVERILAKWKKQPASA, via the coding sequence ATGGAACAACCACAGCACAAACAAGAATCTGCCAGCCCTATTGCTCCTGAGACGGTGAGCGACGAATTCACCGATCAGGTAGCCGCGGATTTGACCGGAGAACTTCCAGTCCCAGATTTTCCGATGGCGGAGTTCACCGAGGAAGTGGTCCTTGAAGAAGAGAAGGTCAAGGACGAGATCGAGATTCAGATTGATCTGCTCAAGGACTCCGATTGGGTGGTCCGTCGCGAAGCCGCAATCACACTCGGGGAAATGGGTGATGAACGCTGCGTGGAGCCGCTGTGTAATGCGCTGCGTGACGGCGACTGGCAAGTCAGGGAAGTTGCCATCGAGGGGTTGGGCCAGATCGGTTCTCCTGCTGTCGAACTGTTGATCAAGTTGCTTCGCGATTGGGATGTCAGAAAGTATGCGATTGCGGCGTTAGGGAAGATTCGCGACGAGCGCGTGCTCGATCCGTTGATGCTGCAGCTGAAAAATGACGAGTTTAAGGACGATGCCACGAATGCGCTCGTCGAACTGGGGGAGCCGTCAGTCTCTCGGTTGGTCAAAGCGCTCAAGGACAAGGATGAGATGGTTCAGAAGCAGGCGATCATGGCCTTGGGCCGGATCAAGAGCGCCGAGGCGATTGATCCTCTCATCGTGATGCTCGGTGATAAGGATTGGTTTACCCGGTTGACATCCGCGGCGGCACTCGAGGCGATCGGCGATGACCGGGGCCGCGATGCGATTAAGCCATTGATGAAAGATTCGGATATGGTGGTCAGGATGCGGGTGGAGCGGATCCTGGCGAAGTGGAAGAAGCAGCCCGCCAGCGCGTAG
- the glgP gene encoding alpha-glucan family phosphorylase translates to MDTSQTATSVPNGIPSGLSRLMELAHNLWWSWTPETRRLFEHIDPTLWVLTHHNPVELLAKVRPDRLMHLTQDPSYMRLYSAALKIFDEYLQNKQSWFKTQHGDLKAPTIAYFSAEFGLHRSIPIYSGGLGILAGDHCKEASDLGVPLVGIGFMYPQGYFRQRITPEGWQEAAYAPFKQAESPIHPALTPSGEPCRITVEIGSRVVTAAVWKVLAGRVPLYLIDTDVPENSPENRALSARLYGGDQEMRLCQEYLLGIGGVRMLRALGIAPTVWHANEGHSAFLTLERIRELTQKGSTHADACETVRQSTVFTTHTPVPAGHDVFPHHLMDRYFTGYWDQLGLSREDFLRLGDTPESQGQGFNMTALAIRMAAHVNGVSREHGRVSREMWHHMWPGLATEQVPIRSVTNGIHAPTWIGPELNQLYGKYLGPEWTDKCDDTAMWQRVLDIPDQELWAVHQTSKRKLMSFIRERARSGWMQGHLQASQVLTRGTLLDPEALTIGFARRFATYKRATLLFRDLERLKQLLHNQWRPVQLIFAGKAHPADEPGRYFIHEVLSFCDDHKLGGHVAFIENYDMHMAKFLVQGVDIWLNTPRFPLEASGTSGQKAALNGVINLSVLDGWWKEGYNGANGWGIEPLLESQDIQAQDEHDAQQLYRMLEQEAIPLYYQRDLDGIPRGWVQLMKENLRTNAPRFCTKRMVKEYVEKLYAPAMVHTPSTW, encoded by the coding sequence GTGGATACTTCGCAAACAGCAACCAGTGTACCGAATGGCATTCCATCCGGCCTCTCACGTCTCATGGAGCTGGCGCATAACCTCTGGTGGAGTTGGACCCCGGAGACTCGTCGACTGTTTGAGCACATCGATCCAACCCTCTGGGTACTGACCCACCACAACCCCGTAGAGCTACTGGCGAAAGTCAGGCCAGACCGGCTCATGCACCTCACCCAAGATCCCTCGTATATGCGGTTGTACTCTGCCGCCCTCAAGATATTTGACGAATATCTGCAGAACAAACAAAGTTGGTTTAAAACACAACATGGCGACTTGAAAGCCCCCACCATCGCCTACTTCTCTGCGGAGTTTGGTCTACATCGATCCATCCCGATTTACAGTGGTGGCCTGGGCATTCTTGCCGGGGACCATTGCAAGGAAGCCAGCGATCTGGGCGTGCCCCTGGTGGGAATTGGATTCATGTATCCACAAGGATATTTTCGACAACGGATCACGCCAGAAGGATGGCAAGAAGCAGCCTATGCTCCATTTAAACAAGCAGAGTCCCCGATTCATCCTGCCCTCACTCCATCGGGAGAGCCCTGCCGGATTACGGTCGAGATCGGGAGTCGAGTCGTCACGGCTGCAGTCTGGAAAGTGCTTGCCGGACGGGTGCCCCTCTACCTCATTGATACAGACGTCCCCGAGAACAGCCCTGAGAATCGAGCTCTTTCAGCTCGACTGTATGGCGGCGATCAAGAGATGCGCCTCTGTCAGGAATATCTGTTGGGTATCGGCGGTGTCCGCATGCTGCGTGCCTTGGGCATCGCACCGACGGTCTGGCATGCCAATGAGGGCCACTCTGCCTTCCTCACACTCGAACGCATTCGCGAATTGACCCAAAAAGGATCGACGCATGCAGACGCCTGCGAAACGGTCCGCCAAAGCACCGTATTTACAACCCACACTCCGGTGCCAGCCGGCCACGACGTGTTCCCCCATCACCTCATGGACCGGTACTTTACCGGCTATTGGGATCAACTGGGTCTCTCGCGGGAAGACTTCCTGCGATTGGGCGACACACCCGAGTCCCAGGGACAAGGGTTCAACATGACGGCACTCGCGATCCGAATGGCCGCGCATGTGAACGGGGTCAGCCGTGAACATGGACGGGTCTCGCGTGAGATGTGGCACCATATGTGGCCGGGACTGGCCACCGAGCAGGTCCCCATCCGTAGCGTGACAAATGGCATCCATGCCCCGACCTGGATCGGACCAGAGCTCAACCAACTCTATGGCAAATACCTGGGCCCGGAATGGACGGACAAATGCGACGACACGGCGATGTGGCAACGGGTTCTGGATATCCCCGATCAGGAACTCTGGGCCGTGCATCAAACCAGCAAACGAAAACTGATGAGCTTCATCCGGGAACGGGCGAGAAGCGGCTGGATGCAGGGCCACCTCCAGGCCTCGCAAGTCTTAACGCGAGGCACGTTGCTCGATCCCGAAGCGCTCACCATCGGCTTCGCCAGGCGTTTTGCCACCTACAAACGAGCCACCTTGTTGTTCCGCGATCTCGAACGGCTCAAACAGTTGCTCCATAACCAATGGCGTCCCGTCCAATTGATCTTTGCCGGCAAGGCTCATCCAGCCGATGAGCCTGGTCGCTATTTCATCCATGAAGTATTGAGTTTTTGCGACGACCATAAATTGGGCGGACATGTGGCGTTTATTGAAAACTATGATATGCACATGGCGAAATTTCTCGTCCAAGGGGTCGATATTTGGCTCAACACCCCACGTTTTCCCTTGGAAGCGAGCGGAACGAGCGGGCAAAAGGCCGCACTCAACGGCGTCATCAATCTCAGCGTCCTTGATGGCTGGTGGAAAGAGGGCTACAACGGAGCCAATGGATGGGGCATTGAACCATTGCTCGAAAGCCAGGATATTCAGGCCCAGGACGAGCATGATGCCCAACAGCTCTATCGCATGCTGGAGCAAGAGGCCATCCCCCTCTACTATCAACGAGACCTAGATGGGATACCCCGCGGCTGGGTACAGCTCATGAAGGAAAACCTCCGGACCAACGCGCCTAGATTCTGCACCAAACGAATGGTCAAGGAATACGTCGAAAAGCTCTATGCGCCGGCTATGGTTCACACACCCTCGACATGGTAA
- a CDS encoding ATP-dependent helicase, translating into MNRDSTPYVLKRSPDQGPASVLSLNYAAALNAQQLAAVTAGEGPALVIAGAGSGKTRTLVYRVAYLIDSGVDPSHILLLTFTRKSSQEMLERAGELIGVRSERVRGGTFHSVANMLLRRYGRSIGLEPGFTILDRGDAEDLIALVRVQLGLNEKDKRFPRKGTIAEMFSKSENTLRPLDEIVVEEFNHFADHLEALGQLQQGYQVSKRQRQLVDYDDLLVLLRRLLMEDDAVRRTISSLYRYILVDEYQDTNRLQADVIRHLASTHRNVMVVGDDSQSIYAFRGATFKNIMEFPSLFSGTTIYKLEENYRSTQPILNLANAVIDVATEKYTKRLFTRKLDGPLPTLVEAAGENAQSRFIAQKILELREEGVPLGEMAVLFRSSFHSFDLEIELSRHGLPFIKRGGVKFIETAHVKDLLAHLRVVANPLDLVSWHRVLMLIEGVGPKKAQDVMAALVKSDNPYRALSMMPGRTGKGLKDLALTLESLAGDEALRPANLVSQIYEYYLPIFKDQYDDYPKRARDLDHLQTIAERYQELEAFLSDLALEPPDGSAAGNGAPDRDDERLVLSTIHSAKGLEWQCVFVMWVVDGRFPSVYAFGEDEELEEERRLFYVAVTRAKRHLYLTYPINVFDRGSGMVLSNPSRFLDPVAPALLNQLTLMEEGGRPDWYSRDDHEM; encoded by the coding sequence ATGAACCGAGACAGTACCCCGTATGTGTTGAAGCGGTCGCCGGACCAAGGGCCGGCCTCCGTGCTCTCGCTTAACTATGCCGCGGCGTTGAATGCCCAGCAGCTTGCAGCGGTGACTGCGGGCGAAGGGCCGGCTTTGGTCATTGCCGGCGCCGGCAGCGGCAAGACGCGAACGCTGGTCTATCGCGTCGCCTATTTGATCGACTCGGGGGTCGATCCGTCTCACATCCTGCTGCTCACCTTTACGCGAAAATCGTCGCAGGAGATGCTTGAGCGGGCGGGCGAGCTGATTGGCGTGCGTAGCGAGCGGGTGCGTGGCGGTACGTTTCATTCCGTAGCCAATATGTTGCTCAGGCGCTATGGTCGATCGATCGGCCTGGAGCCCGGCTTTACCATTCTGGATCGGGGTGATGCCGAAGACTTGATCGCCCTGGTTCGTGTGCAGCTGGGTTTGAACGAAAAAGACAAGCGCTTTCCCCGCAAGGGGACGATTGCAGAGATGTTCAGCAAATCGGAGAATACCCTGCGCCCGCTCGACGAGATCGTCGTCGAAGAGTTCAATCATTTTGCGGACCATCTGGAGGCGCTTGGGCAGTTACAGCAGGGCTATCAGGTGTCGAAACGCCAGCGTCAGCTGGTAGATTATGACGATTTGCTGGTGCTGCTGCGGCGGCTTTTGATGGAAGATGACGCGGTCAGACGGACGATTTCATCGCTGTATCGGTACATCCTGGTGGATGAGTATCAGGACACCAATCGCTTGCAGGCGGATGTTATTCGGCACCTTGCGTCCACTCATCGGAACGTCATGGTCGTCGGCGACGACTCGCAATCCATCTATGCGTTCCGTGGTGCGACGTTCAAGAACATCATGGAGTTTCCGTCTCTCTTTTCCGGCACCACGATCTATAAACTCGAAGAGAACTACCGCAGTACCCAGCCGATCCTGAATCTGGCGAATGCCGTTATCGACGTGGCAACCGAGAAATATACGAAGCGGCTCTTTACTCGGAAGTTGGACGGGCCATTGCCGACATTGGTGGAAGCGGCAGGGGAGAATGCGCAATCGCGTTTCATCGCGCAGAAAATTTTGGAGCTGCGGGAGGAAGGGGTCCCGCTCGGCGAAATGGCGGTGCTGTTTCGGTCGAGCTTCCATTCCTTCGATCTGGAAATTGAGCTGTCGCGCCACGGACTGCCATTTATCAAGCGTGGCGGGGTTAAATTTATCGAGACCGCACATGTGAAGGATCTGTTGGCCCATTTACGAGTGGTGGCGAACCCGCTGGATCTTGTCAGCTGGCATCGCGTACTCATGCTCATCGAAGGGGTCGGGCCGAAGAAGGCCCAGGATGTCATGGCGGCGTTGGTGAAGTCTGATAATCCCTATCGCGCCCTTTCTATGATGCCGGGGCGAACGGGGAAGGGGTTGAAGGATTTGGCGTTGACGCTCGAAAGTCTTGCGGGAGACGAAGCGCTGCGGCCGGCGAATTTGGTGAGCCAGATCTATGAGTATTACTTGCCGATTTTCAAGGACCAGTACGACGACTATCCCAAGCGTGCACGGGATCTGGACCATTTGCAGACGATCGCGGAGCGGTATCAAGAGCTCGAAGCCTTCTTGTCCGATCTGGCGCTGGAGCCCCCGGATGGGAGCGCCGCCGGCAATGGGGCTCCCGATCGCGATGACGAGAGGCTCGTGCTGTCCACCATCCATTCGGCGAAGGGGCTTGAGTGGCAATGTGTATTCGTCATGTGGGTTGTGGATGGACGGTTTCCATCGGTCTATGCGTTCGGTGAAGATGAGGAGCTGGAGGAGGAGCGGCGGCTGTTCTATGTTGCCGTGACGAGAGCCAAGCGGCATCTGTACCTCACCTATCCGATCAATGTGTTCGATCGGGGAAGTGGCATGGTGCTCTCGAATCCCTCTCGCTTCCTGGATCCTGTAGCGCCTGCGTTGCTGAATCAGCTGACCCTCATGGAGGAAGGTGGGCGGCCTGACTGGTATAGCCGCGATGACCATGAGATGTGA